In Methylobacterium sp. WL1, the sequence GTACAGGACCGTGCCATCCTCGTTGAGCGCGCCGCCGGCATCGACCGTCCCGCGCGTCAGCCCGAACGAATCGATCTGGGTGCCCATCTCGACGAAGCGCTGGGCGGTGGGCTGCTTGGTGATGAGGTTCACCAGCCCGCCCGGATCGCTGCGCCCGACCAGTCCGGCGCCGGGGCCCTTCAGCACCTCGATCCGCTCGATGTTCTGGGCGTCGGGCGGCGGGGGCGTGCCGCGATTGAGCGGGAAACCGTTCTTGTAGATCTCCGAGGTCGTCACCCCGCGGATGGCGTAGCTGAACAGGCTCAGGCCGCCGAAATTGTTCTGCTGCGCGACGCCGGGGAGGTAGTTGAACACGCGATCGACGCGGGTGGCGGCGAGGTCGCTGATCACCTCCCGGGGGGCGACGGTGACCACCTGCGGCACGTCGATCTGCCGGGTCGGGGTCCGGGTCGCGCTGACGGCCCGGGTCGCACCGTAGCCCGGAGTCGGCCCGATCAGGCCGATGCTGTCCGACGCGGCCGTCGTACCGGGGGCTGGGCTGCCGCCGACATGCTCGACCGAGACCTCCTCCAGGGCGATGCTCTCCTGCGCCCGCGTCTCGCCGGCCGGCGAGCCCGCCGTCAGGATCGCCGCGAGGGCGACACGCGGGCTCTGGCGGCGGAAGGGAGACCGGGAACGGCTCCGCGGGCCCCGGGCTTTCGCGGAGGGATGGGTCGTGGTCGGCTTCGGGCGGACTGGCACCGGCACACTCATGGTTGTCGAGCCGGAGGCTTCAGCGTGAGCGCGTGCGGGCGACGGGCCCACGGGGCCGCGCCGTCCCTGCGTTCCGCCGGGGCACCCCGCCCGAGGGTCGTCGTCGCGCCGAGGCAGGTCTCCTGGCTCGCGGGTCACGATCCCGGCCTGGTCTTCCCGATGCGACGCATCAGTGACCACGGGCGGCAGGGACTCACCGCTTACAGTTGCGGGGGCAGCTTCGGCCTTGCCCGTACGAGCGCACCGAATTCCCATCTTCGCCCGCGGACCGAAGCCCGCGGGAACCTTGGCCGCCCGATACTCGCCACCGCGCCCCCGGGGGTCAATGCCTCAACGACAGAATGCAATAACGTTACACACGCTGTGGTTTCAGGGACACATCGGCCTCCCGGTTCGCCAGCTCACGGTTTCGGCTCTGGCGGATGAGCGAGCCCGGGCGAGCAGCGGGGGGGGCCTTCCGGGGCCGGATCCGGGATCTCTTCCACGTGGCCGCGGAAGCCAGCGCCGGACGTCGGCCTGTCGGCGCGCGGTGGCGGCGAGACGGCCAGCAGGCAGCCCGGCCGAGACCGCGATGGTCTGCCAGGGACCGGACGGCGCGGCCATCCGGGCGTGTTCACCGTGCGGAGCCACCCGCAGGCGGAGCGCCAGGCCCGGGTTGGCCGCAGCCTCGTCCAGGAACCCGGACCTGTCCGGATCGGGTGGGTGTTGGCCCCAGACCGGGACGGACGCGCCGCCTCCAAGCTCTTCCGATCCCGCTCGGCCGCAAACCGTAACGCAGCGATTCGACACGGCGTTCGATCCGTCCGGATACGGTCTTGCGTCCACCTGGGGCGGCCCCCGATCTGTTTCGAGACGCGGCCCGGATTGCACCCGCGGTGCCAGGGAGCGACGCGCCTCGGCGCGAGGCCGGGCGAACTCCGGGCCGCCGCCGGGCTCATCCGTATCGGGCGCGCGGCGTGGGCCGGGCGCGTCGAGACCCGCATCAGATCGGCGGGCTGCGAGCCCCCCGCGCGGGCTTCGCGGTGCGTGCCGGCCTCCGGTGGGCCCTCGGGGCGCGGCACCTGCGGCTTGGCTTCGACACCGGGTCGCGGCGTCGCGAACCTGAACGGCCGCAGGGGGTTTGCTTTCCGAAGAGCGCGGTCGGCACCGACGCGGTACGCCGCGCGGCGTGGAGAACATGATGATGGACAGCACCCTGGCTTCGGTAACGGTCCCTTCCCTGAAGGCCGCTCGATCGGCGCGAGACCGCCTGGCCCGTGCCGGGTTTGCCCGCAACAGCATCGACATCGAGCGGCATGGCGACGGGTTTGAGGTCTCGATCAACACGCGCGAAGAGAACAAGGCACGGGCCGAGCGTATCTTGACCGGATCGCCGCTGGGCAACGACCTCCGGCAGGCCGGGGAACAGGCGGCCGACTTCGTGCACGGCAACCGCTCTTTCGCCCTGGGCCTCGCCGCATTGGCCGGTTTCGCGATCTTCAGCCTGACGAAGCGCCGGTGACCCTCGTACCCGCCGTCAATCGGCTCGCGCGCCGGTTCCGTGCCGGCGCACCGTCACGACGCGTGCCCTCCCGACGAGGGTGCGGGTGCGGGATGGCTACCGGATCTCACCCCTCCGCGCTGAGAAGCCGTGGAGGGGGCGTGGAGGGGGCAGCGGGGTAAGCCCGCGTCTGCTCTAAGCCCGCCATCCGGCCTGCGAAGTCCGCGCCCGTCAGCGTGAAGCCGATCCCGCCGGGCGGCTCGGTTCCGGTTCGACCCGTCGCGAGGCGATGCTTGTGATGCGCAGTGTGGACCGCGTCCTGATCGGCCTCGGCCTCGCCGTCTGGCTGCCCGCCCTACCGTTTGCCATCGCGTTGGCCGTGGGCAATGGGGCCGGCTGCACGTTGAGCGAGAACGACGTCCATCCGTGCGTGATCGCCGGGATCGATCTCGGTCTACCCCTGACGCTGATGGCGCTCATGGGCTGGGTCGTCGTCGCGATGCTGCCCTTGATGGCCCTCACGCTGGTGGCGGGTGTGGTTTGGGGCGGCGTCCGCATCGGTCTGACCTGGCGGCGTGGGCGGGGAACACGCCGCGCTGCCGATCGTCCAGCCCCATAGCGGCGGTTGCCGCCCCGCGATTGTGACCGTTCCTGCCTGCATGCTACGCCCTGCGGAGCGGCTGAGCGAAACCTCGACGGATACGGCTCCATGGGCGACCCGACCGACGCATCACCCTGGTCCGCGCCGGGTCCCGCCGAAGGGCTTTGGGCATGACCTCCATCTCGGGTCTGCCCGCCTTCCTGCTCTACCTCGTGACGGCTGGGGGACTGATCGGCCTCTACCTTCTCGTCTACACGCTCGCCACCGCCCACAATGAGCTCGCGCTGATCCGGCGGGACGTGGCCGCGGCCGCGGTGGCGCTGGGCTTCAGCCTCGTCGGCTTCGCGTTGCCGCTCTCGGTGGCGATCTACAACGCCCAGTCCATCCTCGATTGCATCGTCTGGGGCCTCGTCGCCCTCGTCGTGCAGATCCTGATCTACTGGCTCGTGCGCCTCGCGGTGCCGGATCTGTCGCGGCGCATCGAGGACGGGCGGATGGCCGCCGCGGTGCTCCTTGGCGCGGCGTCCTTCGCGGGCGGCCTCGTGAATGCCGCCTCGATGACCGCCTGAGATGGCGGACGCGCGCACGGTCGGGCCCGCAGAAGACCCTGGCGAGAGCCGCCGGCGCAAGCGCTCGGCCGCGATCTCCCTCGTCCTGGTCACCGGGGCCGGAGCGGCGGCGCTCGGACTGGGCTGGCTGGATCCCTCCCAGAAGGAGGAGGACGCCCTGGTGTACGACAGCCTGTCCGCCTGCATCGGCCAGGGGCTTCGCACGGAGGAGGCCTGCACGACCGATTATGCGGCCGCCCAGGCCGCCTATTCCACGACAGCGCCGCGCTACCCCACCGCAGAGACATGCCGGGCGCATCACGGTCCGGACGGCTGCGTGGCGGGAGAGACGGTCGCTCCGGACGCAGCCGGCTCTTTCGTGCCCCTGATGGCCGGCTACATGATCGGGCGCACGCTGGAGCAAGGCCTGCCGGCCCAGCCGCTCTACCGGCACGCGGAGGAGACCCAGGCGGCCGGCGGAGGCAGCCGCGGCGGAGGCGGCTACTGCACCGGTTCGGGCGGCCGGGTCTACGCCGCGGCGGGCCGTCCGGCGACCCGCGTCGCGTCCAGCGTGGCGCGCACGACGGCGTCCGCACCGCGGATGGTGTCCCAGGGCGGGTTCGGTGGGACCGGGCGGGCGATCGCTTCGGCCGGCAGCCGCTCGGGCGGGTTCGGAGGCGGCTGATGCGCCGCGTGCCCATCCCGGAGCGTCCCGATTGGCGCGATCACGCGGCGCGGGCCGGCTTCGCCTTCCACACCTTCGACGACGAACCCTACTGGGACGAGAGCGCCTACTACGCCTTCACCCTGGCCGAGGTCGAGGACGACATCGAGGCGCCCACGCGCGAGCTCCACGCCCTGTGCCTCGCCTTCGCCGACCGGGCCGTGTCGGACGGTGCGATCCTCGCCTCCCTGGCGATCCCCGAGCACGCCTGGGACGCCATCGCGGACAGTTTCCGGCGGCGCGACCCTTCCCTCTACGGGCGGATGGACTTCTGTTACGGCGGGGCCGGCACCGGACCGGCCAAGCTCCTCGAATACAACGCCGACACGCCGACCGCCCCCTACGAGAGCGCCGTGTTCCAGTGGCTCTGGCTGGAGGACGGTCTCGCGCAGGGACGCCTGCCCGCGGGGGCGGACCAGTTCAACGCGCTCCACGAGCGGCTGATCGCCCGCCTCGCCGCCATGGGGCTCCCCGACACCCTGGCGTTCACGTGCTATCCCGACGCGCCGGAGGACAGGGGCACGGTGGCCTACCTGCAGGATTGCGCCGTGCAGGCCGGGCTCGCGGCGCCGTTCGTGCCGCTGGAGGCGGTCGGCCTGTCCGAGGACGGGCAGTTCCTCGACGCCGGAGGCCGGCCGCTGGCCGACCTGTTCAAGCTCTACCCCTGGGAATGGCTGCTCGCCGACGCGTTCGGCCCGGCAATCGGCGCTTCGCCCACCCGCTTCGTCGAACCGCCGTGGAAGGCCGTGCTCTCCAACAAGGGCCTGCTCGCCCATCTGTGGGCGATGGCGCCCGGCCACCCGAACCTCCTTCCGACCTACTTCGAGGACGATCCCGGCAAGGCGGCCCTGGGCACCTCCTTCGCGAAGAAACCGCTCGTCTCGCGCGAGGGCGCCAACATCCTGCTCGTGCGCGACGGCGTGATCCTGGAGCGCGACGCGGGCCCCTACGGACGCGAAGGCTTCGTGCGGCAGGCGCTGGCGGAACTCCCCGCCTTCGATGGCCGCCACGCGCTCGTCGGCAGTTGGATCGTCGGGGACGAGCCCTCCGGCCTCTGTCTGCGCGAGGGGCCACGCCGCATCACCACGGACCGGGCACGGTTCGTGCCGCATCTGATCGCAGGCTGAAGCGGGGCTCGTCGGCGACACCGCGACCAGGGCAGAACCTTCGACCGACCCGATGCCGGTCTTCATGTCGGCGCTCGCCGCCCTGGCCCCTCTTCGGGCGCTACGGACGCCGTGACGGCGCCAGCCCCCGGCTGACCCATGCTCGACGCGTTGCCGATTGGGGCGCTTCCGCGCTCCGGGCCTCACAGCGCGACCGTGTTTCGTCGTGCCGACGGCGGCCGGATCGTCGGAGCGGCCCCCTCGCGTTGGCCGCCGAGCGGTCCCGTGCCGCCGTCCAGCAGCGGGAGCCATCGGGTTGCCCCGGCACGCGCACATGCATCGCCCGCCCACCGGTGCGCCAAGCCGTGGCATTCGGGTCACACGGCGCTCGGAAACCGCATCTGTTCAACGGGCGGAAGCGCCCTGCGCGCCCCGCCATGCCTGCGGATATAGGCAATAAACATGCCACTTGAAAAATTTTGCCGGCGACAGCATTCGAGACATACCGAAGAAATTTCGATGATCATTCTATATCGATACGGCAATTGATCACGCGTCGCACCTTTTTCGAAAACAACGCTCCACTTGCATCCCTTTTTTTCGAAACTAACCTGCGTGGATTCGCTCATTTTAACGCCTTAACTTTCGACAAAGACGATCTACGGCGGAAAATAAGCGACGTTGTTTCCCTTTTGCACCGGACACTGAGCGGTCAAGATGCGTAGACACACGTACGTCGATAGCACTTCACGGAACGGATCTAAGTGTCGGCGCTTGATCGCGACTGCACTATACCGTTCGACCCTCGGTCTCACGGCCTTGGGTGCCTCGGTCTCGCACCATGCCCTCGCCCAGAGCTTGGCCAGCACCGACCCGGCGAGCTGGCGCACGACGGAGTACCGGGCGGATTGGGGCTTGGAGGCGATGCATGCGGCCGACGCCTACGCGGCGGGCTATACCGGCCTGGGCGTCACCGTCGGGGTGGTCGATTCCGGCTTCTACAGCCCCCACCCGGAATTCGCCGATGGCCGGGTCAAGCCGCTGACCATCACCGGCACGTTCGGATCGAACGGGTTCTACTTCATGGACTGGCTCGGGAAACCGATCGACCGGTCGCCGAGACCGACCCTGTTCTCCAGCGGAGAGCCTTATAGCGTTCCCGGCACGTACAACCCCGCCTACAACGATCCGCACGGAACGCACGTGACCGGGACGATCGGGGCTTCCCGAGACGGCGTCGGCATGCACGGCGTGGCGTTCAACGCCAACGTCTACGTAACCAACACGCAGTCCACTGACGAGATGACCTACGGTGCCAATGCGGATTATGCCTATTTCAAGAACGCATACGGCACCCTGGCTGCGGCCGGCGCGCGGGCTATCAACACGTCCTGGGGAAATTCACCACCTGCAGATAATTATAACAGCATCGGCGGCTTGTTAAATTCCTATAAGAACTTTCTAGGGAAAAAGACTTACTTCGATTCCGTCAGTGAAGTAGCCAAGCAATACGACACCATATTGGTATTCGCGGCCGGGAACAACGCTTCCGCTCACCCCGACATACGGACTGTACTGCCCTATTTTCAGACGAACCTCGAACGCAATTGGGTTGCGGTGGGAGCCGTTCGAAAAGGCTACAACGGCCATTTTGATCCTGACAGTGTTGCACTAGACTGGTATTCCGTAAGGGCCGGTGCGGCGAAATATTGGTATGTTGCCGCACCAGGCAGTGCGATCGTCAGCACCGTACCGCCCTCGACTTCGAAAGATGTCTGGCCGTCCGGACACTGGAACATCGATCCTGCGCACCAGACCGGCTACACGGCGGTGATGGGGACCTCGATGGCCGCGCCGCATGCCACGGGCGCACTCGCGGTGATCATGCAGCGCTACCCGTACATGACCAACCAGCAGGTCCGCGACGTCCTGCTCACCACCGCCTACCATCGCAATGCGGTCGACGGCGTCGCGGACGCCAACCCGAACGCTCCCAACGCGATCTGGGGCTGGGGCGTGATCGACCTGAACAAGGCCATGAAAGGACCTGGGCAGTTCCTCGGTCCCGTCGCCGCCAACCTTCCCACCGGCACCAGCGACACGTGGTCCAACGACATCTCCGAGGACGCGCTGATCCAGCGCAAGCAGGAGAACGACGCCGAGGCCGCGGCTTGGCCGGCGCGCAAGGCCGCCATGGATCCGAAGCTCACGCTTCCCGCCTTGCAGGCCTCCCTGCCGGAGACCTGGTCCGCCCTCGTCGGCGTCGTCACGGCGTTCCGCAGCGGCAGTCTGCCGGCCATCCTCGACGCCCTCAAGGCGAGCGACGCGAGCCCCGTCGGCAGCAAAGTCGTGACCGCCTTCGTCGAGACGAACAGGATCGGCTGGGCCTGGCCGCTCTCCGATCCGAACTTAGCTTACGCGCGCGTCAACATCGGCAATCGCTTAGCCCGCTATATCGTGGGGCTGACCCGCGCCGACTTCACCAAGGTCGCCGCCGGTATCGCCACAGATTGGCAGACCGAGGTCCTGGTCGAGCCCACCCGCATCGCCTCCTTCGCGTCGATCCCGACCCGCGGCAGCCTGATCAAGCGCGGCGGCGGCACGCTCACGCTCACCGGCACCAACACCTATTCCGGCGGCACCACCCTGGCCGGCGGCACGCTCTCGGTCGCCCGCGACGCCAGCCTCGGCGCCGCCGCCGCCCCGCTGACCTTCGACGGCGGCGTCCTGAAGGTGACCGGCACCGGCTTCACCGCCACCTCACGCCCGATCACCTGGGCGAACGGCGGCGGCGGGCTCGACATCGCCGACCCGGCCAACACCTTCACCCTCACCCAATCGCTCACCGGAGCCGGCGGCCTGGCCAAGCTCGGCGCCGGAACCCTCGCGCTCTCGGGCACCAACACCTACGCGGGCGCCACAACCATCGCGGCCGGCACACTCCTGGCCCGCGGCGGCCAGGCCATCGGCGACCGCAGCGCCGTGCTCATCGGCGCCGGCGCCACCCTGGCGCTCGCCGACGGCGAGACCGTCGGCTCGCTCGCCGGTCAGGGCCGCGTCGCGCTCGGATCCGCCCGCCTCACCGCCGGCGGCGACGGCTCCTCCACCACCTTCGCCGGGACCCTCGACGGCACCGGCGGACTGACCAAGGCCGGCGCCGGCACGCTCACCCTGGCGGGCGCCAACACCTACACCGGCGGCACCACCATCGCGGCCGGGACCCTGCAGGTCGGCGCCGGCGGCACCACGGGCAGCCTCGTCGGCGACGTCGCCAACGCCGGCACCCTGGCGTTCGACCGCGCCGACGCCGTCACCTTCGCGGGCACCGTCTCGGGCACCGGCGACCTGGTCCAGCGCGGCGCCGGCACCCTCACGCTCACCGGGGCCCACAGCTTCACCGGCCTGACCACCGTGGCCGCCGGCGGGCTCAACCTCACCGCCAGCGCCAGCCTGGTCTCGCCGGTGGTCACCCTGGCCGGCACCACGCTCACCCATGCCGGCAGCCTCACGGGCGGCCTCACCAACGCCGGCTCCGCGCTCACCAGCGGCACGATCGCGGGCGGGATCACCAACACCGGCAGCCTCACCGCCACCGGGGGCACGCTCGACGGCGCCATCCGCAACGCCGGGCAGCTCGCCGTCACCGGGCCGGTCTCCTCGGATGCCGGCTTCGCCAACGCCGCCGGCGCCAGCCTGACCGTCTCCGGCCGCTACGCCCTGGCCGGCGGCCTCGACAACGCCGGCACCGTCGCGATCGCCGACGGCAGCCGCCTCGTCGCCGGCCGCATCGCCAATGCCGGCCTGCTCACCGTCGCGGCCCAGGCCAGCGTGGTCGACGACCTCGTCAACACCGGCCGCCTGGTCAACGCCGGCGCCTACACCGCCGACGCGGTCAACGCCCCGGGCGGCACCCTGATCAACACCGGCCGCTTCACCACCGTCTCGGCCCCGTTCGCCAACGCCGGCACCCTGGTCACCACCGGCAGCCTCACCGGCGGGCTCACCAACACCGGCGCCGTCCAGGCCGCCGGCGTGCTCGCCGGGCCGGTGAGCAACGCGCCCGGCGCGGTGATCGCGCTCACCGGCCCCACCACCGGCATCACCCGGCTCGCCAACGACGGCGCGTTCGACCTCGGCGGCACCGCCCTCACCGTCGGCTCGCTCGCCGGCACCACCGCCACCGCCACGCTCGGCAACGGCCGGCTCACCGTCGGCACCGACGGCAGCGCGTCCGACTATGCCGGCCAGATCGTCGACGGCACCAGCCCGACCAGCCTGACCAAGGTCGGCGCCGGCACCCTGACGCTCTCCGGGCTCAGCAGCTTCTCGGGGCCGGTCAGCGTGCAGGGCGGCGACCTCGCGGTCACCGGCGCCCTGCCCAACGCCGCGCTCAGCCTCGGTTCCGGCAGCCGGCTCACCGGCGACGGCTGGTTCGGCAGCCTGAGCCTCGGCGCCGGCAGCGTGCTCAGCCCCGGTACCGGATCGAGCCCCCTCGGGCGCATCACCGTCGCCGGCAGCCTCACCCTGGCGCCCGGCTCGGTCTACCGGGTCGACGCCGCCG encodes:
- a CDS encoding DUF350 domain-containing protein, with amino-acid sequence MTSISGLPAFLLYLVTAGGLIGLYLLVYTLATAHNELALIRRDVAAAAVALGFSLVGFALPLSVAIYNAQSILDCIVWGLVALVVQILIYWLVRLAVPDLSRRIEDGRMAAAVLLGAASFAGGLVNAASMTA
- a CDS encoding DUF1190 domain-containing protein, producing MADARTVGPAEDPGESRRRKRSAAISLVLVTGAGAAALGLGWLDPSQKEEDALVYDSLSACIGQGLRTEEACTTDYAAAQAAYSTTAPRYPTAETCRAHHGPDGCVAGETVAPDAAGSFVPLMAGYMIGRTLEQGLPAQPLYRHAEETQAAGGGSRGGGGYCTGSGGRVYAAAGRPATRVASSVARTTASAPRMVSQGGFGGTGRAIASAGSRSGGFGGG
- a CDS encoding glutathionylspermidine synthase family protein, translated to MRRVPIPERPDWRDHAARAGFAFHTFDDEPYWDESAYYAFTLAEVEDDIEAPTRELHALCLAFADRAVSDGAILASLAIPEHAWDAIADSFRRRDPSLYGRMDFCYGGAGTGPAKLLEYNADTPTAPYESAVFQWLWLEDGLAQGRLPAGADQFNALHERLIARLAAMGLPDTLAFTCYPDAPEDRGTVAYLQDCAVQAGLAAPFVPLEAVGLSEDGQFLDAGGRPLADLFKLYPWEWLLADAFGPAIGASPTRFVEPPWKAVLSNKGLLAHLWAMAPGHPNLLPTYFEDDPGKAALGTSFAKKPLVSREGANILLVRDGVILERDAGPYGREGFVRQALAELPAFDGRHALVGSWIVGDEPSGLCLREGPRRITTDRARFVPHLIAG
- a CDS encoding S8 family serine peptidase, whose protein sequence is MIATALYRSTLGLTALGASVSHHALAQSLASTDPASWRTTEYRADWGLEAMHAADAYAAGYTGLGVTVGVVDSGFYSPHPEFADGRVKPLTITGTFGSNGFYFMDWLGKPIDRSPRPTLFSSGEPYSVPGTYNPAYNDPHGTHVTGTIGASRDGVGMHGVAFNANVYVTNTQSTDEMTYGANADYAYFKNAYGTLAAAGARAINTSWGNSPPADNYNSIGGLLNSYKNFLGKKTYFDSVSEVAKQYDTILVFAAGNNASAHPDIRTVLPYFQTNLERNWVAVGAVRKGYNGHFDPDSVALDWYSVRAGAAKYWYVAAPGSAIVSTVPPSTSKDVWPSGHWNIDPAHQTGYTAVMGTSMAAPHATGALAVIMQRYPYMTNQQVRDVLLTTAYHRNAVDGVADANPNAPNAIWGWGVIDLNKAMKGPGQFLGPVAANLPTGTSDTWSNDISEDALIQRKQENDAEAAAWPARKAAMDPKLTLPALQASLPETWSALVGVVTAFRSGSLPAILDALKASDASPVGSKVVTAFVETNRIGWAWPLSDPNLAYARVNIGNRLARYIVGLTRADFTKVAAGIATDWQTEVLVEPTRIASFASIPTRGSLIKRGGGTLTLTGTNTYSGGTTLAGGTLSVARDASLGAAAAPLTFDGGVLKVTGTGFTATSRPITWANGGGGLDIADPANTFTLTQSLTGAGGLAKLGAGTLALSGTNTYAGATTIAAGTLLARGGQAIGDRSAVLIGAGATLALADGETVGSLAGQGRVALGSARLTAGGDGSSTTFAGTLDGTGGLTKAGAGTLTLAGANTYTGGTTIAAGTLQVGAGGTTGSLVGDVANAGTLAFDRADAVTFAGTVSGTGDLVQRGAGTLTLTGAHSFTGLTTVAAGGLNLTASASLVSPVVTLAGTTLTHAGSLTGGLTNAGSALTSGTIAGGITNTGSLTATGGTLDGAIRNAGQLAVTGPVSSDAGFANAAGASLTVSGRYALAGGLDNAGTVAIADGSRLVAGRIANAGLLTVAAQASVVDDLVNTGRLVNAGAYTADAVNAPGGTLINTGRFTTVSAPFANAGTLVTTGSLTGGLTNTGAVQAAGVLAGPVSNAPGAVIALTGPTTGITRLANDGAFDLGGTALTVGSLAGTTATATLGNGRLTVGTDGSASDYAGQIVDGTSPTSLTKVGAGTLTLSGLSSFSGPVSVQGGDLAVTGALPNAALSLGSGSRLTGDGWFGSLSLGAGSVLSPGTGSSPLGRITVAGSLTLAPGSVYRVDAAADGRADRVAVGGSATVAGARVEAVAGAGPWSARTHYTILSAAGGVQGRFAGVSSSFAFLTPFLGYEPNAVTLTLARNDLDFAAVAHTRNQRAAAAAVQARAVGSALYDAVATLSAPQARRRSPGWRATPMPGWPPPPSPMPASLARRCSTGCAGGRPEARDYGALPAAYTADRPGEPVEPVAVPARVFDPRVVSLWGQGLGSLGHVRADVNAAALSRRSAGFVMGVDARLDGLGLGGLRLGVVGGHVETDLASPGQVQTGTLASTFGGIYGSLEAGPAVVRFGALAADEPARLRRVVAFPG